From the Candidatus Krumholzibacteriia bacterium genome, the window GACCTCTCGGCGCTCAGGGGACGATGTGCACTTCCTGCTGGTCCGCCACCAGGGTGGCGCCGGTGACGACGACGTGCTCGCCACCTTGCAGTCCCCCGGTCACGACGATCGAGTTGCCCACGACATCGCCGAGCTGCACCACCTGCATGCGGGCGATGTGTTTCTCCCCTGCCGCCTCGACGACGTACACCGCGTAGCCGTTCGGGTCGTCCTTCGCGCGCACGATCGCCTTGAGCGGCACCAAGGTGGCCTCGGTTCCTTCGGTCTGCTCGGCGACGTGGAGGGCGGCGATCATGCCGATCTTGAGGCGGCCGTCGGGATTCGGGATGGTGCACTCCACCTCGAAGATGCGGCTGTTGGGGTCGGCGGAGGGCGCGATGCGCGTCACCAGACCGCGGAGGGCGCGGCCGGGGATGGCCTCGGAGTCGACCCGGAGCGAGTCCCCCATGTGGATGGCGGCGAGAGCCACGTCCGGAACTCCGACCACGGCCTTGACGGCGCGGGTGTCGGCGAGGACAAAGGAGATCCCCCCGGGCGAGACGAGCGAACCGATCTCGACGCTGCGGCGAATCACGGTGCCGTCCATCGGTGCCTGCAAGGAGCAATCGTTGAGAGCCTCCGCCGCCTGGTCGTAGCGCGCCTGGCTCGACTGCGCCCGGGCGAAGGCGCCGTCGTACTCGGCCTTGGCGATGGTGCTGTTCTCGTACATGCGGGTGGCGCGCTCGTAATCGGCTCGCGCCTGGGTGAGCGACGCCTGCGCATCCGCCAACCGGTCGCGGTACTCGTTGGGGCGCACCTTCGCGAGCACCGTACCCCGGCGGACGAAGTCGCCGTCCTGCACATTGCGCAGCAGGCCGTCGGCGCCGCGGACCTGCAGGATCTCGTCGATGTAGCCATTCACCTTGAAGATCAAGTCCACCTGGGCGTAGGGGCGGAAGGTGGCGGAGTAGCGCAACTCACCGGCGCTGCGGGAGCGCTCGGCGGGCGCGACCTGTACCGGTACGGCATGCCGCTCCGGCGGCGCACCGCCACCGCAGCTGCCGAGGGCGAGTCCGGCGAGGCCTGCGGCGACGGCTTGGTGGCGGCGAACCCTGGATCCCATCCTCGTCTCCTCTCGGCGGCGGATCTCGTCTCCCATTCTCGCCTCCTCCGGTGTGGGGCGTGCCGTCGCGTCTAGGGGCGCCGCGCTCCGGCCCTGGCGACGAACTCTTCCAAGCGCTGGCGGAACGACTCTCGCTCCGGGTCGCTGCGGGTGAAATCGAAGCGCCCGATGGCGCGCTGCACTTCGAGCCAGTCGTCGAGGAAGTCGTAGACGGCGTTGGCGGCCGACTGCTCGGAGACGACGTGGGCGTTCTGCGCGTCGAGCAGGTTGATGAAAGAGGTGGCGCCGCGGGTATAGCTATCGGTGACGAGGTCGAGGTTCCGCTGCGCCCATTCCGACGCCGAGCGCGCCTCGCGCATGCCGGCGTAGGAGGCCCCGGCCCGATGTGCCGCGGCACGGATGCGCTGTTCGATGCGCTCCGCCGCCGACTGGCGTTGCAGCTCCAAGCTGGACAGCTCTTCACGTGCCTGCGCCCGCAGCGCGAAGCGCCCGCCGCCACGGGAAAGCGGGTACGCCGCCAAGAGGCCGAGGCTCCAATCGATGTCGTCGGCCTGGGGCACGCCGGGGACGACGAAGGCCGGTTCCGAGCCGGCGCCGTCCTTCGACCACACACTGCTCCACGAGGCCTGGAAGCTCAGTTGCGGCAGGAAGAAGGCCCGCGTCGCCGACTGCAGCTGGCGCTGGGAGGCGGCGATCGCGGCGTCGAAGCTCTGCAGCTCCGGAGAGGTGGACAAGCCTTCCTCGACGAGAAAGTCGCGCAGCGCAGCGAAGGCGACCTTGTCGCCGAAGTAGGGAAGCGAGGGTGCGAGGCTGCGCGCCACTTCCGGGTCTTCCAGGTCGGTCTCGGCGGCGATGAAGGGCTCTTCGGCCGGCCGGTGCAGGATGCGGTTCATCTCGATCTCGGCGAGGTTGCGGACCGCGTTCGCCTCGATCGCCTCCTTCCGGTTAGTGGCGATCTCGCTCTCCCAGCGGTACACATCGGAGCGACCGGTGGCGCCCACGGACTCCAAGAGCCGCGCCGTCTCCAGGTGCCGCCGGGTGAGCTGCAGGTTCTCCTTGCGGATGCGCTCGAGAGTCTTGGCGCGCAGCACGTCCAGGTGCGCGGCGCCGGCGGCGCGCGCCGTGTCGAGACGCGTCTGGTCGAGATCGCGCTCGCGGGCCCGCTGCAGGCTGCGCTCGCTGGACCAGCGCGCCAGGTCGGGCTCGGAGAAGAGGAGCTGCGAGGCCTGGAGCGTGCCGACCAGGCTGCGTTCGGCCTGGGAGCCGAAGCTGGCGGCGGCGCGGTCGGCATCGATCTCTGCACCGAGGAGCGAAGCATCGGCCTGCGGCAGGAGCACCGAACGCGCCGAGGCGACCTGGG encodes:
- a CDS encoding efflux RND transporter periplasmic adaptor subunit; amino-acid sequence: MGSRVRRHQAVAAGLAGLALGSCGGGAPPERHAVPVQVAPAERSRSAGELRYSATFRPYAQVDLIFKVNGYIDEILQVRGADGLLRNVQDGDFVRRGTVLAKVRPNEYRDRLADAQASLTQARADYERATRMYENSTIAKAEYDGAFARAQSSQARYDQAAEALNDCSLQAPMDGTVIRRSVEIGSLVSPGGISFVLADTRAVKAVVGVPDVALAAIHMGDSLRVDSEAIPGRALRGLVTRIAPSADPNSRIFEVECTIPNPDGRLKIGMIAALHVAEQTEGTEATLVPLKAIVRAKDDPNGYAVYVVEAAGEKHIARMQVVQLGDVVGNSIVVTGGLQGGEHVVVTGATLVADQQEVHIVP
- a CDS encoding TolC family protein produces the protein MPTSRSAIYAASLLVAWLLFPAQPIVAAPRVVHVGFVVDGPWERNTEVLEQMRAEMRALVRDQFDLRFPDDKLVVGDWTLPGAEGALRRLMADPEVDLVVALGILSSDRACRGAAPTKPIIAPAVIDAKAQGLPSRDGTSGVHNLSYLSVPTAVERDLRTFHDLVSFRHLGVFANQNVTTALPVLCDSVLAAASRVGVEARFLPMGASAEQTLARLPAEIDAIYLMPLLQLSAAAWDSLMAGLTARRLPTFSCLGEKEVQRGVLAGVSPDIFPQMARRLAVTVQRILSGEDAGKLPTGIVIGERLMLNARTARAIGWYPSWAGLSEAEVFGEAEPRGRTLTLVASMQEALLANVDLAAAVAQTRAGAAQVASARSVLLPQADASLLGAEIDADRAAASFGSQAERSLVGTLQASQLLFSEPDLARWSSERSLQRARERDLDQTRLDTARAAGAAHLDVLRAKTLERIRKENLQLTRRHLETARLLESVGATGRSDVYRWESEIATNRKEAIEANAVRNLAEIEMNRILHRPAEEPFIAAETDLEDPEVARSLAPSLPYFGDKVAFAALRDFLVEEGLSTSPELQSFDAAIAASQRQLQSATRAFFLPQLSFQASWSSVWSKDGAGSEPAFVVPGVPQADDIDWSLGLLAAYPLSRGGGRFALRAQAREELSSLELQRQSAAERIEQRIRAAAHRAGASYAGMREARSASEWAQRNLDLVTDSYTRGATSFINLLDAQNAHVVSEQSAANAVYDFLDDWLEVQRAIGRFDFTRSDPERESFRQRLEEFVARAGARRP